From the genome of Solanum lycopersicum chromosome 7, SLM_r2.1:
TATTCGAGACAAGAAAGagtaatatttttgaattaaatgaGTTGTTGTCATCCTACCccctcttttttaaaaaaaaataaatatattcacatatttatatcaatctaataaatatataacacgagttaatttaagatatatttaaaCAAGTCTATAGGTAATGAATTTGAATCGTGTCTATATCACATCCTTTGAGATGCaatcattttttaaactaaatataATCGTAAGATGTTTTGTGCATCAGTGCGAtcttaaatttatgtaatttgatATAAAACATCGATTTACCTAATAAATGCATACTAGAAATTTCCAACAAAGGATAAAAAGAGTTCTAAATACTGAATATATTATAGATTTATAGTAAATATTCCTCCAATAAGATGAACATCATTTAAGGCAAAAGCTAAATGCCTTTGAGTTTACAGTAAGCATACAAACAAGATCCAAGAAAGCTAAGACACTGGCCAGCAATATTTAACTGTCAATGACAAAATGGTAGATATATAATatcagtattttttttttaaaaaaaaaataaattataatttatacataaatatattaaaatatatgttttatacTAACCAGATCAAATGGAAGTCCTCTGAAAACTAGCCAGCCAAATCCAACAGTAAACAAGTCCTacataaaattcattatttgttaCAAAAGAGTCTGGTGCACGAAACATCCCACGTTAGCAGGGTTGGGGGAACGACACACACATACATGTTAGGaaactttatatttatgttaagaAATTCATTTGATAGATTTAAACGATCTACCAAGAACGTCTAAGTTAACAAAAAAGGATTATCGTTCAGAATCAATAAACTAAAAATCCTAACTTCACCTCTGTCTACGTACTCGTTAGCATTGTTCTCATCTCAATTAGGAATATGAATTCATAAAGAACCATCATCATTGTTTACAATTGAGAACAACAAAGATATTCAATTTTGGAGATAGGTAAGTTATGTGGACTCCTCAATTTTGATGTCGTACTCATGTCTGATTCACTACTTTTGGAGAGTCTGACATGCAGATCGAGCAACATAGGTTAATAGAGAAGTCATTTTTCGATACATTGGTTAAGAAAAACTACTCTAGTGAATCGTAAAACAATCATACTTGATGTTCATACGAAATATGCAGAACAGATTGGAGAAACATATTACAGACCTTAAGATTTCCGCAGACTGTCTGTGTTAACGCAGAATTGATCGTTGTATTTAGGAATACAGAATAGTTCAACAAGAAAGCCAGAGCACATGACAGAACAATCACAGCCTGCAAACATGTAAAAAATCGAAAGGCAGAACTAATGTTCAGTGAACAACACGAATAGTCATGGCTCACAAAAGTTGCTTTAGAACGACATAGTcagtgaggattcatatagaCGACCTCAACTTTCATGGGATTGAGGCATAGTTATTGTCGTTCACAAAAGGTAGTACTACTTATAGCTTTACGAAAAGCTGATGTTCTACTACAGTTAACATGCTTACGAAAGTTTTATGACTATACACCGATTAATATGAATAACACGATAAAATATGCAGCACGTCAAAGCTAGTAAACAGGACACTACACTTCAGAACTATTTGAGAGGATCGGAATTACCTGAAAACCGGTGGTATACAAGTAGGAAAAATTTATTGTAGCGTCTAAATCGCCactgtatgctgtccaaagtaGCAAAATCGGTGTACATATTATACCTGCAGAGTCTCACATTGTCAAATGAGATCAAACAGATCAATGTCCTTATGTAGCGCGCTGTAGACAGAGtcaatataatcatataagtaGCATTTTTCTTACCATTACACCACATCAGGCCGAAGCTGTTAAGGCCACTAGATTCTCCTAAATAAAAGATATCGGTATATATCAAAAAACTCGTTCACAAAACTCAAGTAAAGGCATCTGATCGAGAAGAGATGGATAAATAAAGATACCTAGGCTAGATATACACGCGAGGTATACTGCTGTAGTGATGTTTGAGATGAGAACAACGGTATAGCTGTAGTAGTCAAACGACAGGTCCTGTGCACCAGCAACAAATGCACCCAGTATGATGATTCCTACACTGATGATCGAGACCCTTTATAAGTGTTATGTAAAGTTCTACATATGAATGCCTCGTGAAGACGAGAATGATTACTCACCATGTAACAACGTATGACGAATACTTTTTCCTTGCTAGAAAATACTCTGCCATCATCGTAAAGAAAACAGTTGTCCGTCTCAACGTGGTGTACATAGGAACATTAATTCCACGAATCGATTCCATAGACACCAGCTGCCAGAGAAACAAAGAGAAGTGTTGCAGATTTACttaagaaaagaacagaaaaactAAGATGACTTAATACTTACCATGTAAAGCAGATATGATAATGCCACAGGAGTACAATGCAGTACTTTCTTAAATGGTACGAGGTCTGCTGTACGCGTAGCCACAGTATGTGAATCCTGAACTGTGAAAGATATAACTTTCCAACGTCTCAAAACATAGAGAATCAACGTCGAACTTAGCATCTgcattataaaaaatatgtttttacatTACGCGCCTGAAATAATGTCATTCAAGCCCAAAACaccatatatatacacataaaactGCTATCATTACATAAATTTCAACACTGCAAACATGATTAAAAAAACTAACCATTTCTTCATATGCTGTCGAAAATACTTAAAAATTGGAACACAGAAGTGTTAAGATGACAAATTGATAAGCAATAAAACCGATAACTTATTCAAATATGTTTAGCAACTTCAACAGAAAACAGAACTAGACTCTGGCTCAAGGAGGTTAAACATGCTGAATGAAAAAACACGAGAAAATTTCATTTCCACTTAAGAGAAAACGCGCAAGAAGACTATTGCAACGTACAGACAGAGCCTTAAAACCTATGCCAATCATGGAAGAGATAGTTCTTTATATAAGACTATTGAGATGTCTTAACGCGTTAGCAAgatttttatccctttttaggTGAAATGTTATCAACCTTTGACATGTATTTAAGACTTTAATTTTCACTTAAACATGAAAACGCGAACTAAAAGTGATGTGAATGCAATATAACCTTTCCTTAAATACTTATTTGACATGTAAACATGATAGATACCTAATCAAACAAACATACTATAGAAAAATCGACACAAAGCATGTGATAGTTCTGTATCTCGAATAAATCTAATGTAATGTAGTTACCTGAAAGAGTGTGATCACATTCGCGCATGGAAACTTGTAGGATGATAGAGCAGCCTTATTGAATATGACCAAGAGAACTGcgaaaaagaattgaaaaaagatATAAATTCTATGAATTGGAACATGTTTCGCGTTGCTTATAAGATGATCTAACTCAATGTAGTATAAATTACAACATTGCAGTCCTCTAATCCTGATATCAACACTAAACTAAGAAAGAGATAGCTACAATTTACACGTCGTGCACCAGAAACATCCTATAATCCTCAGGGGTCAATGGTGCGCGATTCTAACATAGACACACCTATGTATTCGttcttctccacttaaataccagTATTTAAACTCATAATGTGCGTCTAACGCACACATTAGCACTATATTAAGCAAGTACTTGtgacaacaaaataataagataCTCTATATGTTCTAACAAATAGgatgataacaaacatatagTTAGTCCCTTTGCATTGAAACATACCTCGATGCTGAGTTGACCAAATTTTGTCCCATGCGACAATATGCTAGTTTAGTTAGGtcaataaaacaataaatagtCTGAGGTATGAAACTCgcaaaataatgcaaaataCTTTTAAGAGATCATTTGGTTAGTGGAACAAAAAATACCTAATTTATCCCACTTGGGAAATGGGATATCCCATGATTAGTTGAAGGTATTTAATAATGGGATATCCACCTTACCATATGACCCCTAAACACATAAATGAATTATTCTAGGATTATAGTGTTAAAGAGATTATAATATTTGGACTAATTTATCTTACTCGGAAGATAGGGTAAAATAATCTCAAGTTGAATGGGATAAAGTGAGATATACCGTGATTTAAGTTATAAATTAATTCTGATATATCTCACCTTATTCCGATACTATATGACCCCTaaacacataattaaattatccgAGAATTATAGTCATGAGATTATAATATTTGGACTATTTTACCCCCACTTTAGAGATGAGGTAAAATAATCCCAAGTTGGATGGGATAAAGGTGGTATACACCATGATTAAGTTACGTATAGATTAATTCTGATATATCTCAATTTATTCCACGTATCAAATGACACCTAAAACACATAactaaatcatgaaaataaacatgcaaaaattaagaagagaaaaaaatagacTAACCAGCACAAGCCATGTATGAAATGGCAACATAAACACCTTTTTTGGTCATAGCTGTATTAGGGTTTTTCTTGGAAAAAATAGGCAAATTTTGTGGTTCATTCATTGAAGAAGATTCAATAGATACCATTCTCAAAGTTtttttgaaaagagaaaaaagcaAAGAGATAGAGAGAAGTGTGTGTGttgcacctttttttttttataagaattttAGACTAAAGTTTTTGACcttttatattaagaaaaaaaaaaagagtagtagTACTAGTCATTGAGGAGTTTGGACTAGGAGTTATGTTTTgtctaaatttaaaaaaaaaaaaaaaagtaaatgaaaagaattggattttaagattttgttttttttagttaaggaaaaaaatttaattgagaaATTGGAGTTtggattttgagttttttttttttattaaggaaaaaaagtaaTTGGAGTTCagattttgagattttaaattaagaaaaaaagtaagtgaattttttttattttatctgtttaattaaggaaagaaagtAAATGAGAAGAATTGGACTTaagattttacctttttaattaagaagaaatattattgagttgaatggattttcagatttatttttctaattaagagaaaaagaattgGGTTTCAAATTTTGAgctttttaattaagaaaaaaagtaattgaatttcagattttgcctttttaattaaggaaaaaattatagtaattgACAAGAACTGAATTTCAGATTTtgcctttttaaaaataaaaaggggtaTTAATTGACCAAATTTGGACTTCAAATTTTGTCTttctaattaagaaaaaaaattaattctactTTCTCCATTGTGAATAAACCTGATAATCAGACttaaaattttacctttttaattaagaaaaaaagtgctaattaagaaaaaattgactttaaattttatctttttaatgaaaaaaaaagttaatctaAGATTGATATGTCATAATTCTATCTTCTTCGTGCTATAATATCCCGACTCTTATAACTATATTTATGCtgggtaaaaaaattatatatacaaattaaacttaattattttcaaatacttactaattaaattagaaaaaataataagaatttatAGAAGTCAGTGGCATTGCCTGTAAAGTGAGGGTCCACTTAGATATTTGCCAGCAAGAGATTCTATTATTTTGGACTTTTCTTGTTTTGGTATTTTACTGGAAAAACGGATAAATATTTCTTCAAACTATTATAAATGCTACGCAGATACTCTTTATCAATATCTTTTAGATATTGGTATCTAtacaattcaaaaattatagcATATATGTCCTTCACTCTGACGAAAGTCTAAACAGGGACATGCAGCGTAGTAATCTTATCCGTCGATTTGATATTCAATAAATATCGAGTCGATGGATaagattataatatttgtatgtCTGTTAGTATAAAGGATATATATACTCTTATTTTTTGACGGCGTGGCCCAATATTCTAAAAGTACGACATAGTGTATCTGCATACATTCACAATAGCTTGAGggtatatttttcattttcccctattttatttatgatgcAAATAATTGCATATTGGCACCAtccaattttgtaattttattttttgaaagccTCGTgttaatgataaaattataatcGAGATAcatatattatgaatttaaattacgaaaaaaattattaaaactttattttaacacatctcaaaataaattctttttttctaaatatgaaCGTGAGATATTTTATACGACTCTTTATTTACCTTTTTAGTTGTTTCACCCTTTGTTCTCCACTTGTAAATTAGCTTCCTAGGCttcaagaaaaagtaaaagGCTAGTCtaaaatagtattattattatttttatggcTGTCTTTTTCATCATGTGCCTAACtgaaaatgtatatatattattactatattatatattaatatagtaAATAAAGTACAATTAAGTTAGTGGCTCATTTATTGCTCAATTATGGGATAATGTTGTTTCtattctattattaaaaaaattatcactttTTGAACAGCTTTAAATAACTTTGTCATAAAGGTAAGCAATTAATGAGGATAAAatagatataataaaataacaataaactatttattaattttccaaattaaataagtatagtatatacctatttttttttgtagtataaataatgattaattCTTTAAAATGGAATCTCATCAATGAGAATTCAATATTTTACAACTAATCCaatgtaaataaaaatgaattttatcatTAAGTTAAGTAATTAATGTTATATGTTATGACTCATCTTTAATTATCTGTCTCTTTTGTAATAtgttatttaaagaaaaaaaagtttttcgttaaaagtattttttaagaaTAGCAATTTGTGTTTGATCGCAATTTGAAACTTCTCTTTTtgctatttattataataattgtatttaattaaagttctttaaatacttgaaaagaaaaaaatatatttttagaaaacttAATTATGTTACTATACATAAAAACAATACCTTTTTTTCCTAATAAAGTTTATGCAAGTGAATCACTAGGaccaaaaattaataatataaaattagtatCTCAATTGATGTACTTAccttataatttcttttatgacCTCAAAAAATCTGCAGTCGTAGTTTTTGAGTATGCACATGATAAAATCTTTGTTTTTATGCAAGAGCTCGCAAATTACATAAGAGATGTAACTCTTACCAGGCAAGTCTCgtgcgacgagctcgacctAGAAGGCAAAGAAAAGGAATTTTGAACTTGAgatctcaaatatgaaaatcCCAAATTCAAACCACTGAACCACCCCAAATGATCTTaccttataattataattatacatCAAATTAACCActtaaaaaattgttgtttaATTTGTAAATATCTTTAGGAAAAAGGTACTGCTTTTTAAATACATTTGTTGACTAAGTTAATCTTCTTGGAATGTGATGTCATGCTCCCACAATAATTTGAGTGTTAAATTCGATATCCTAACTATGTTCCATTAATTTAAATGATCTCATCGAACATTAATTTAACACAATTATTGAAGTCATTCGTTTAGATTGTCATGGAAAATTTCATTTACTATCTTTGATTCTCTCtaattaacatatttatataaatgatCTGCTAGCAAAACTATACAAATTTGAAAAGGAGTCAGTGAATTATATTTATAGctataacataaaattttaatttttatatatgtgaaagttgctttaaaaaataaaggaaaaatgacaaaatctCACATTTAAGTGctcttattatcattatcccctattagttttataaaaccCTCATTTTCgagcatcaaattaatgtatcctgcacatcagattaatgtatctcatgcatcaaattagtgtatcatgtataaaatgtacatcagattactgtatcatatataaaagtaatatatctaacttaatgattaatgtatttcgcgcatcaaattaatgtatcaacgcttatattattgtatcagtttGAGGGATTTCTGtgattataaacttataaggaATAAATGTTAATTTTGCCTTTAAAGTATGTGATTTTTGTCATCCTTGCCAaggaaaaatgacagaaatcCCACATTTAAGTTATCTTATGACCATTATCCCCTATTAGTTTTACCAATCTCTAAAATTCCTCATTTTCAcacatcagattaatgtatcagcgcatcgaattaatgtatctcgcgcatcaaattagtgtatcatatttaaaatgtaCATCAGagtagtgtatcatgtataagaTGTAATGcatcttacttaacgattaatgtatcttgcgcatcaaattaatgtatcagtGGCATCAgtacttatattattgtatcaatttGAGAGATTTTCATAATCATAAACTTATACGGAacaaatgataagtatgtgatTTCTATCATTTGCCCAGTATCGAACCAATTGGACAGGCCCAATAAGCAGTACCTACCAAACAAAGCCTTTCGAAGAggaaaaattagattaaaatgtTCATTGAGTTAAACATTCTTTATTCAAAACTACTACTACTTcttatcttcttttttcctttttacatGTCAgtcattaaagttttttttggaAGTTTGATTTCGAATTTGGTGAATCAAAAATGTGAATCGTTTTAAATAATGTATCAaaagatattaaatattgaaaggagcttatatttaaaatttgggaTCATTTAAAGGAGATTTGAGTTAGTTGAAATTGAACAAAAgctcaacaaaaaaatatatatttttattgcaaTCAGTGTTTTCAAAACGTTTTTTGGGGCAAGTCTCTGGGCGGGGGGCGCAAAGAAACGCGTCAGGGTGCAATGTAAGGTTTAGATCCATAGGGTGTAAGCTTCAAGTGTAAAAATGTATTCTCTGggcattttttcttttgattttttaaaccttttgatttttatcatatttttattattggagtaatgatatttctcaaatagtaattataatatttttttctttattgtttgtgataatatttttttatatatatattataggttatttattaaaatttatttataaataattgaaacttctacttttttttactaataaaactataaaattgaatatacatgAGACTACCCCATACATCCATAAGACTTACGCCTTGTGTTTCGAACTTACGTCTAACATCTCGCATCCCGCTCCCGCTTTTTAAAACATTGACTAAGATAAAAGGACATAAAATACATTCAACGAATGAGATTTATGTATAAGTTTCGTTTTGTTCTTAaatattgttgaaattactTTATTATCCCCTttcgtttaattttatttgtccattattgtaaaatatatttatttcttttatcatatcaagaaaatataattatttttttcattttatactcAACATGAATTGCTTATTTTTGAGAATCTTGATATCTCATTTGATTAGCtacctaaaatttatttttatcggCGAAAGTTCGATTCTTTGAATTGTTAATTCCCTCCCCCATTTTTTTCTCGAcccacaattttattttttgttttttaaaatacgttACGGTGTTGAAAACTTGAAAACCCATTCTAAGATGCCTAAATAGAAAGAGTTGTGAAAGAAACACATAAAACGCATTCGGCAAATGCGATTTGTGTATaaattttctcttcttatttattgttgaaattactTTATTGTTAAAATTACCGTATTATCCCTTCTATTAATTGcttaaaatttttgagaaacttCGTATCTCAATTGATTAGCTACCTAAAATTCTCTATCAGAATGTTGATTCTCCATATTGTTAAtccccttttttatttttctttcctcgatctacaattttattttttgtcttctAAAAAACGGTCACGGCGCTGAAAACTAGAAAAACCTTCTTAGATGCCTAAATAAAAAGAGTCGGGAAGGAAACACATAAATCACATTTAATCTCAacaataattactttttttttggagaGATTCTTTGCATCTCAATTGATAAGCTACATAAGTTTAACTTTATCGACGAATGTTCGGTTCTCCGAATTGTTAATCCCCCTCCCCTCTAATAGATAAACATGACCCTTAACTTGACGTCAGCTGGTAGCTATGACCCTTAACTTTGTGcgcaagtagacacttaaacttgtataaaattgaacaaatagacacatttgTCCTACCTGGTAATTTTGTGTCTTACGTGGCGTCTTATGCCATGTAGGACACGTGTCTCTACTTG
Proteins encoded in this window:
- the LOC101268291 gene encoding UDP-N-acetylglucosamine transporter UGNT1-like: MVSIESSSMNEPQNLPIFSKKNPNTAMTKKGVYVAISYMACAVLLVIFNKAALSSYKFPCANVITLFQMLSSTLILYVLRRWKVISFTVQDSHTVATRTADLVPFKKVLHCTPVALSYLLYMLVSMESIRGINVPMYTTLRRTTVFFTMMAEYFLARKKYSSYVVTCVGIIILGAFVAGAQDLSFDYYSYTVVLISNITTAVYLACISSLGESSGLNSFGLMWCNGIICTPILLLWTAYSGDLDATINFSYLYTTGFQAVIVLSCALAFLLNYSVFLNTTINSALTQTVCGNLKDLFTVGFGWLVFRGLPFDLLNIAGQCLSFLGSCLYAYCKLKGI